In Apium graveolens cultivar Ventura chromosome 10, ASM990537v1, whole genome shotgun sequence, the following are encoded in one genomic region:
- the LOC141690685 gene encoding uncharacterized protein LOC141690685, translating into MAHERVRKNTVDEFKLVLISSSSASGRPNHIAPSNEVAGLIVTSSYAKGCRDTVIDSRVDGLQRISETDPRFILVKHSKIDVEFTESEDPDEKGAREYITMREFYNYKLIIRLSEGLAPHLGGRLWQQYVVDAFTAIEQYRLDWIRDHQITIRSDLYHNIRDAMQKGDKNPSNIGKSIILTASFTGSKRYMTQYFKDSLEICRTLGHPSLFLTMTTNTKWPEIQRMLKHMPGVGVAKRGLPHAHILIWFHPDDRPKTTEQIDKMVLAEIPDPEIDPVGYNAGHDTTTMCLRKIRTGTSVTIPKKAPKGPIDEVKHYLDGRYVCASEVSWRIFAFDIHSRWPLVERLPIYLPGEKHVSFKAGDVLEDVCDKAI; encoded by the exons ATGGCTCACGAAAGGGTTAGGAAAAATACAGTAGATGAGTTTAAATTGGTTCTGATTTCATCGAGTTCAGCAAGTGGCCGACCAAATCACATTGCTCCATCAAATGAGGTAGCGGGATTGATTGTTACTTCTTCTTATGCAAAAGGCTGTCGAGATACTGTCATTGATTCTAGAGTTGACGGATTACAGAGGATTTCTGAGACCGATCCACGTTTCAT ACTTGTGAAGCATTCTAAGATAGACGTAGAATTTACCGAATCTGAAGATCCTGACGAAAAAGGTGCTAGAGAGTATATTACAATGAGAgagttttataattataaactaATAATACGTCTTTCAGAAG GTTTGGCACCACATCTTGGAGGTCGTTTATGGCAGCAATATGTTGTGGATGCTTTCACCGCAATTGAGCAGTACAGATTGGACTGGATTAGAGACCATCAAATTACTATAAGATCTGATCTCTACCATAATATCAGAGATGCAATGCAAAAGGGAGATAAAAATCCATCCAATATTGGTAAATCAATCATTCTTACTGCTTCATTCACCGGAAGTAAGCGCTATATGACTCAGTATTTTAAAGACTCATTAGAAATATGTCGAACTTTAGGACATCCTTCATTGTTCCTTACTATGACCACTAATACAAAATGGCCCGAAATTCAGCGCATGTTAAAACATATGCCTGGTGTTGGTGTTGCT AAGCGTGGATTGCCTCACGCTCATATATTAATTTGGTTTCACCCCGACGATAGACCTAAAACAACTGAGCAAATTGATAAAATGGTATTAGCTGAAATTCCCGATCCAGAAATTGATCCAGTTGGATATAATGCC GGTCATGACACGACAACAATGTGTTTGAGGAAAATACGTACAGGTACTTCTGTAACAATCCCAAAAAAAGCACCAAAAGGTCCAATTGATGAGGTAAAACATTATTTGGATGGGAGATATGTTTGCGCGTCAGAAGTATCTTGGAGGATATTTGCTTTTGACATTCATTCCCGTTGGCCATTGGTAGAGAGGTTACCGATATATTTACCAGGAGAGAAGCATGTTTCGTTTAAGGCTGGAGATGTTTTGGAGGATGTTTGCGACAAGGCAATATAA